In the Arachis ipaensis cultivar K30076 chromosome B10, Araip1.1, whole genome shotgun sequence genome, one interval contains:
- the LOC107622055 gene encoding probable pectate lyase 5, with protein MADWFLLMFQFLLLGPALTSSSPVQDPESVVHELHKITNDSRRNLAYFSCSTGNPIDDCWRCDPNWERNRKRLADCAIGFGRRAIGGRDGKYYVVTNPSDHAMDPKAGTLRHAVIQEEPLWIIFKHDMFIKLKMDLIVNSHKTIDGRGANIHIGRGPCIEIRNKSNIIIHGIHIHDCVRGGSGYVRDSNSHFFWRSRSDGDGVLIYGSSYVWVDHCSFSNCYDGLIDVVHGSTAVTISNNYMTHHNKVMLLGHSDSNEEEDKNMQVTVAFNHFGEGLGGRMPRCRFGYFHVVNNYYTHWQQYAIGGSSSPTIFSQGNRFVAPHDVDHKEVTKHFGSSKDEWKRWNWRSEGDLMLNGAFFTESGDGAPFFYEKASSMEGRPAMLVTLMTAGAGALACKNGQLC; from the exons ATGGCAGATTGGTTTCTTCTTATGTTCCAGTTCTTGCTTCTTGGCCCAGCTTTAACATCTTCTTCTCCAGTTCAAGATCCTGAATCCGTTGTGCACGAACTACACAA GATTACCAATGATTCCAGGAGAAATTTGGCATACTTTTCTTGCAGCACAGGTAACCCAATCGACGATTGTTGGAGGTGTGATCCCAATTGGGAAAGAAACCGGAAGCGCCTCGCCGACTGCGCCATTGGCTTCGGGAGGCGCGCAATCGGAGGTAGGGATGGAAAATATTACGTGGTCACTAATCCTAGTGACCACGCAATGGACCCCAAGGCAGGTACTCTAAGACATGCTGTGATCCAAGAAGAGCCCTTATGGATAATCTTCAAGCATGACATGTTTATAAAACTAAAAATGGACCTAATTGTAAATTCTCACAAAACAATTGATGGCAGAGGAGCAAATATTCACATTGGTAGAGGACCCTGCATTGAAATAAGGAATAAGTCCAACATCATAATTCATGGCATACATATCCATGATTGTGTGAGAGGTGGTAGTGGCTATGTTAGGGACTCAAATAGTCATTTCTTTTGGAGATCAAGATCTGATGGAGATGGGGTTTTGATATATGGGAGTAGTTATGTTTGGGTGGACCATTGCTCATTTTCAAATTGCTATGATGGGCTTATTGATGTTGTTCATGGGTCAACGGCTGTTACAATTTCAAATAATTATATGACACACCATAATAAAGTTATGCTTTTAGGACACAGTGATTCCAATGAAGAAGAGGACAAGAATATGCAAGTAACTGTGGCATTCAACCATTTTGGAGAAGGGCTTGGAGGAAGAATGCCAAG GTGCAGGTTTGGGTACTTTcatgtggtgaataattattataCCCATTGGCAACAGTATGCAATAGGAGGAAGTTCCTCCCCAACTATTTTTAGCCAAGGGAACAGATTTGTTGCTCCTCATGATGTTGATCACAAAGAG GTTACGAAACACTTTGGTTCATCAAAAGATGAGTGGAAGAGATGGAATTGGAGATCTGAAGGGGATTTAATGTTGAATGGTGCCTTCTTCACAGAATCTGGAGATGGAGCACCTTTCTTTTATGAGAAGGCATCAAGCATGGAAGGAAGACCAGCCATGTTAGTGACTTTAATGACAGCAGGAGCTGGAGCACTTGCTTGCAAAAATGGACAACTCTGCTAG